Proteins encoded by one window of Carassius carassius chromosome 30, fCarCar2.1, whole genome shotgun sequence:
- the LOC132110557 gene encoding uncharacterized protein LOC132110557 produces the protein MRVTVDAMREHSLNPTRRECVVVAKAITQKYPNSFLDKNEEGELIGCGYFSVINQLKTRVEYLNRGNTLSRLRKHKRTQRDDEDGDDDQPAVATCVRVDSYGCVRWQPEDYPDGETSASLEEKKLEMLDIFSREGLKGAERGRVEDLMAITYAKQREYINAKPSPSILDVGKEWPFLFSQKFLLSHFTTLTNVELYTRLSKDLDKKGKRLLDFFSSQITRWRKEVRAVLKEALKKDREGTDGLAAMLVMLAHFKEQEESLFLIADVTTTPTDAEAQLSLPITPRIIMLGETILTAKKWMLSIEGRVVIPPGAHLADFTTALAALFACYYVFNLEYQVEASTTLEFVQRFFVRINPDSNKCTAKEQMSKTTGRVVKRKTSYMNPHVISFIRDFTEFYLLTD, from the exons ATGAGAGTCACCGTTGATGCAATGAGAGAGCATTCCTTGAACCCTACTCGCAGAGAGTGCGTGGTAGTGGCAAAAGCCATAACTCAAAAATATCCAAATAGCTTTTTAGACAAAAATGAAGAGGGGGAGCTAATTGGATGTGGGTATTTCAGCGTTATAAATCAGCTCAAGACCAGAGTAGAATATTTGAATCGAGGCAACACTCTTTCCCGTCTGAGGAAGCACAAACGCACCCAGAGAGATGATGAGGATGGTGATGATGACCAGCCAGCAGTAGCTACATGTGTAAGAGTCGACAGTTATGGGTGTGTTCGTTGGCAGCCAGAGGACTATCCAGATGGGGAAACATCAGCATCATTAGAGGAAAAGAAGCTTGAGATGTTGGATATATTCAGCCGAGAGGGTCTCAAGGGCGCTGAGAGAGGAAGGGTAGAAGACCTAATGGCAATCACTTATGCCAAACAGCGTGAATACATCAACGCAAAGCCTTCCCCAAGCATTCTGGATGTGGGTAAAGAGTGGCCATTTCTCTTTTCACAAAAGTTTTTATTGTCCCACTTCACCACTCTCACCAATGTTGAACTATACACAAGACTGAGCAAAGATTTGGACAAAAAGGGTAAAAGACTCCTGGATTTCTTCAGTAGTCAGATTACAAGGTGGAGGAAGGAAGTAAGAGCTGTTCTGAAGGAAGCCCTAAAGAAGGACCGAGAAGGAACTGATGGCCTAGCAGCGATGCTTGTGATGTTGGCACACTTCAAAGAGCAAGAGGAGTCACTTTTTCTCATTGCTGAT GTGACTACCACTCCCACAGACGCAGAGGCCCAGCTGTCTCTCCCCATCACTCCAAGGATCATCATGCTCG GAGAGACAATCCTGACTGCAAAAAAATGGATGCTGTCGATCGAGGGGAGGGTCGTAATCCCACCTGGTGCTCACCTGGCTGACTTCACCACTGCCTTGGCCGCTCTCTTCGCCTGTTACTATGTATTCAACCTAGAGTATCAGGTGGAAGCCAGCACAACCCTGGAGTTTGTTCAgag GTTTTTTGTCAGGATTAATCCTGACTCCAACAAGTGCACTGCAAAGGAGCAGATGAGCAAGACGACTGGGAGAGTGGTGAAGCGGAAGACTTCATACATGAACCCCCATGTAATCTCCTTCATCAGGGACTTCACTGAGTTCTATTTGCTAACTGACTAG